The Rattus rattus isolate New Zealand chromosome 1, Rrattus_CSIRO_v1, whole genome shotgun sequence genome includes a region encoding these proteins:
- the Cpt1b gene encoding carnitine O-palmitoyltransferase 1, muscle isoform isoform X1 — protein sequence MAEAHQAVAFQFTVTPDGVDFRLSREALRHIYLSGINSWKKRLIRIKNGILRGVYPGSPTSWLVVVMATVGSNYCKVDISMGLVHCIQRCLPTRYGSYGTPQTETLLSMVIFSTGVWATGIFLFRQTLKLLLSYHGWMFEMHSKTSHATKIWAICVRLLSSRRPMLYSFQTSLPKLPVPSVPATIHRYLDSVRPLLDDEAYSRMESLAKKFQDKIAPRLQKYLVLKSWWATNYVSDWWEEYVYLRGRSPIMVNSNYYAMDFVLIKNTSQQAARLGNAVHAMIMYRRKLDREEIKPVMALGMVPMCSYQMERMFNTTRIPGKETDLLQHLSESRHVAVYHKGRFFKVWLYEGSCLLKPRDLEMQFQRILDDTSPPQPGEEKLAALTAGGRVEWAEARQKFFSSGKNKMSLDTIERAAFFVALDEDSHCYNPDDEASLSLYGKSLLHGNCYNRWFDKSFTLISCKNGQLGLNTEHSWADAPIIGHLWEFVLATDTFHLGYTETGHCVGEPNTKLPPPQRMQWDIPEQCQTAIENSYQVAKALADDVELYCFQFLPFGKGLIKKCRTSPDAFVQIALQLAHFRDKGKFCLTYEASMTRMFREGRTETVRSCTSESTAFVRAMTTGSHKKQDLQDLFRKASEKHQNMYRLAMTGAGIDRHLFCLYIVSKYLGVRSPFLDEVLSEPWSLSTSQIPQFQICMFDPKQYPNHLGAGGGFGPVADHGYGVSYMIAGENTMFFHVSSKLSSSETNALRFGNHIRQALLDIADLFKISKTDS from the exons ATGGCGGAAGCACACCAGGCAGTAGCTTTCCAGTTCACTGTGACCCCAGACGGGGTCGACTTCCGGCTTAGTCGGGAGGCTCTGAGACACATCTACCTGTCTGGAATCAACTCCTGGAAGAAACGCCTTATTCGAATCAAG AATGGCATCCTTAGGGGTGTGTACCCTGGCAGCCCTACCAGCTGGCTGgttgttgtcatggcaacagtTGGTTCCAACTACTGCAAAGTGGACATCTCCATGGGGCTGGTCCATTGCATCCAGAGATGCCTCCCGACAAG GTATGGCTCCTATGGGACCCCACAGACCGAGACACTTCTCAGTATGGTCATCTTCTCCACCGGAGTCTGGGCGACAGGCATTTTTTTATTCCGACAAACCCTGAAGCTGCTGCTTTCCTATCATGGGTGGATGTTCGAGATGCACAGCAAGACCAGCCATGCCACCAAGATCTGGGCT ATCTGTGTTCGTCTCCTGTCCAGCCGGCGGCCCATGCTCTATAGCTTCCAAACATCACTGCCCAAGCTTCCTGTCCCCAGTGTGCCAGCCACAATTCACCGG TACTTGGATTCTGTGCGGCCCTTGCTGGATGACGAAGCCTATTCACGCATGGAGTCGTTGGCCAAAAAATTCCAGGACAAGATTGCCCCCAGACTGCAGAAATACCTGGTGCTGAAGTCATGGTGGGCAACCAACTAT GTAAGTGACTGGTGGGAAGAGTACGTCTACCTCCGAGGCAGGAGCCCCATCATGGTGAACAGCAACTATTACGCCATG GATTTTGTGCTTATTAAGAACACAAGCCAACAAGCAGCACGTTTGGGAAATGCCGTTCACGCCATGATCATGTATCGCCGCAAACTGGACCGAGAAGAGATCAAGCCG GTAATGGCACTGGGTATGGTACCCATGTGCTCCTACCAGATGGAGAGGATGTTCAACACTACACGCATCCCAGGCAAAGAGACAG ACTTGCTACAGCACCTCTCAGAGAGCAGGCACGTGGCTGTCTACCACAAAGGTCGCTTCTTCAAGGTTTGGCTCTATGAGGGCTCGTGCCTGCTCAAGCCTCGAGACCTCGAGATGCAGTTCCAGAGAATCCTCGATGACACCTCCCCGCCTCAGCCTGGAGAGGAAAAGCTGGCAGCCCTCACCGCAGGAGGAAG GGTAGAGTGGGCAGAAGCACGTCAGAAGTTCTTTAGCTCTGGCAAGAACAAGATGTCCCTGGATACCATCGAACGTGCTGCTTTCTTTGTGGCCCTGGACGAAGACTCTCACTGTTACAACCCTGATGATGAGGCCAGTCTCAGCCTCTACGGCAAATCCCTGCTGCACGGCAACTGCTATAACAG GTGGTTCGACAAATCTTTCACTCTTATCTCCTGCAAGAATGGCCAGCTGGGCCTCAACACAGAACACTCATGGGCAGATGCTCCCATCATCGGTCACCTCTGGGAG TTCGTCCTGGCCACTGATACCTTTCACCTGGGCTACACGGAGACAGGACACTGTGTGGGTGAACCCAACACCAAGTTGCCGCCGCCTCAGCGGATGCAGTGGGACATTCCCGAGCAG TGCCAGACAGCCATCGAGAATTCGTACCAAGTAGCCAAGGCCCTGGCTGATGATGTGGAGTTATACTGCTTCCAGTTCTTACCCTTCGGCAAAGGCCTGATCAAGAAGTGTCGGACCAGCCCTGATGCCTTTGTGCAGATTGCCCTGCAGCTGGCTCATTTCCGG GACAAAGGCAAGTTCTGCCTGACCTATGAGGCCTCCATGACAAGAATGTTCCGAGAGGGGCGGACAGAGACTGTGCGTTCCTGTACTAGCGAGTCCACAGCCTTTGTGCGGGCCATGACGACGGGGTCCCATAAG AAACAAGACCTCCAAGACCTCTTCCGGAAAGCCTCCGAAAAACACCAAAACATGTACCGCCTAGCCATGACAGGGGCTGGGATCGACAGGCACCTCTTCTGCCTCTACATCGTCTCCAAGTACTTAGGGGTTAGATCTCCTTTCCTGGACGAG GTGCTTTCGGAACCCTGGAGCCTCTCCACCAGCCAGATCCCCCAGTTCCAGATCTGCATGTTTGACCCAAAGCAGTACCCCAATCATCTGGGTGCTGGAGGTGGCTTTGGTCCT GTGGCCGACCACGGCTACGGGGTTTCCTACATGATCGCAGGCGAAAACACAATGTTCTTCCATGTTTCCAGCAAGTTATCGAGTTCAGAAACG AACGCCCTGCGCTTCGGGAACCACATCCGTCAAGCACTGCTGGATATCGCCGACCTTTTCAAAATTTCCAAGACTGACAGCTGA
- the Cpt1b gene encoding carnitine O-palmitoyltransferase 1, muscle isoform isoform X2, with amino-acid sequence MPPDKVWLLWDPTDRDTSQYGHLLHRSLGDRHFFIPTNPEAAAFLSWVDVRDAQQDQPCHQDLGCEQKHWRICVRLLSSRRPMLYSFQTSLPKLPVPSVPATIHRYLDSVRPLLDDEAYSRMESLAKKFQDKIAPRLQKYLVLKSWWATNYVSDWWEEYVYLRGRSPIMVNSNYYAMDFVLIKNTSQQAARLGNAVHAMIMYRRKLDREEIKPVMALGMVPMCSYQMERMFNTTRIPGKETDLLQHLSESRHVAVYHKGRFFKVWLYEGSCLLKPRDLEMQFQRILDDTSPPQPGEEKLAALTAGGRVEWAEARQKFFSSGKNKMSLDTIERAAFFVALDEDSHCYNPDDEASLSLYGKSLLHGNCYNRWFDKSFTLISCKNGQLGLNTEHSWADAPIIGHLWEFVLATDTFHLGYTETGHCVGEPNTKLPPPQRMQWDIPEQCQTAIENSYQVAKALADDVELYCFQFLPFGKGLIKKCRTSPDAFVQIALQLAHFRDKGKFCLTYEASMTRMFREGRTETVRSCTSESTAFVRAMTTGSHKKQDLQDLFRKASEKHQNMYRLAMTGAGIDRHLFCLYIVSKYLGVRSPFLDEVLSEPWSLSTSQIPQFQICMFDPKQYPNHLGAGGGFGPVADHGYGVSYMIAGENTMFFHVSSKLSSSETNALRFGNHIRQALLDIADLFKISKTDS; translated from the exons ATGCCTCCCGACAAG GTATGGCTCCTATGGGACCCCACAGACCGAGACACTTCTCAGTATGGTCATCTTCTCCACCGGAGTCTGGGCGACAGGCATTTTTTTATTCCGACAAACCCTGAAGCTGCTGCTTTCCTATCATGGGTGGATGTTCGAGATGCACAGCAAGACCAGCCATGCCACCAAGATCTGGGCTGTGAGCAGAAGCATTGGAGG ATCTGTGTTCGTCTCCTGTCCAGCCGGCGGCCCATGCTCTATAGCTTCCAAACATCACTGCCCAAGCTTCCTGTCCCCAGTGTGCCAGCCACAATTCACCGG TACTTGGATTCTGTGCGGCCCTTGCTGGATGACGAAGCCTATTCACGCATGGAGTCGTTGGCCAAAAAATTCCAGGACAAGATTGCCCCCAGACTGCAGAAATACCTGGTGCTGAAGTCATGGTGGGCAACCAACTAT GTAAGTGACTGGTGGGAAGAGTACGTCTACCTCCGAGGCAGGAGCCCCATCATGGTGAACAGCAACTATTACGCCATG GATTTTGTGCTTATTAAGAACACAAGCCAACAAGCAGCACGTTTGGGAAATGCCGTTCACGCCATGATCATGTATCGCCGCAAACTGGACCGAGAAGAGATCAAGCCG GTAATGGCACTGGGTATGGTACCCATGTGCTCCTACCAGATGGAGAGGATGTTCAACACTACACGCATCCCAGGCAAAGAGACAG ACTTGCTACAGCACCTCTCAGAGAGCAGGCACGTGGCTGTCTACCACAAAGGTCGCTTCTTCAAGGTTTGGCTCTATGAGGGCTCGTGCCTGCTCAAGCCTCGAGACCTCGAGATGCAGTTCCAGAGAATCCTCGATGACACCTCCCCGCCTCAGCCTGGAGAGGAAAAGCTGGCAGCCCTCACCGCAGGAGGAAG GGTAGAGTGGGCAGAAGCACGTCAGAAGTTCTTTAGCTCTGGCAAGAACAAGATGTCCCTGGATACCATCGAACGTGCTGCTTTCTTTGTGGCCCTGGACGAAGACTCTCACTGTTACAACCCTGATGATGAGGCCAGTCTCAGCCTCTACGGCAAATCCCTGCTGCACGGCAACTGCTATAACAG GTGGTTCGACAAATCTTTCACTCTTATCTCCTGCAAGAATGGCCAGCTGGGCCTCAACACAGAACACTCATGGGCAGATGCTCCCATCATCGGTCACCTCTGGGAG TTCGTCCTGGCCACTGATACCTTTCACCTGGGCTACACGGAGACAGGACACTGTGTGGGTGAACCCAACACCAAGTTGCCGCCGCCTCAGCGGATGCAGTGGGACATTCCCGAGCAG TGCCAGACAGCCATCGAGAATTCGTACCAAGTAGCCAAGGCCCTGGCTGATGATGTGGAGTTATACTGCTTCCAGTTCTTACCCTTCGGCAAAGGCCTGATCAAGAAGTGTCGGACCAGCCCTGATGCCTTTGTGCAGATTGCCCTGCAGCTGGCTCATTTCCGG GACAAAGGCAAGTTCTGCCTGACCTATGAGGCCTCCATGACAAGAATGTTCCGAGAGGGGCGGACAGAGACTGTGCGTTCCTGTACTAGCGAGTCCACAGCCTTTGTGCGGGCCATGACGACGGGGTCCCATAAG AAACAAGACCTCCAAGACCTCTTCCGGAAAGCCTCCGAAAAACACCAAAACATGTACCGCCTAGCCATGACAGGGGCTGGGATCGACAGGCACCTCTTCTGCCTCTACATCGTCTCCAAGTACTTAGGGGTTAGATCTCCTTTCCTGGACGAG GTGCTTTCGGAACCCTGGAGCCTCTCCACCAGCCAGATCCCCCAGTTCCAGATCTGCATGTTTGACCCAAAGCAGTACCCCAATCATCTGGGTGCTGGAGGTGGCTTTGGTCCT GTGGCCGACCACGGCTACGGGGTTTCCTACATGATCGCAGGCGAAAACACAATGTTCTTCCATGTTTCCAGCAAGTTATCGAGTTCAGAAACG AACGCCCTGCGCTTCGGGAACCACATCCGTCAAGCACTGCTGGATATCGCCGACCTTTTCAAAATTTCCAAGACTGACAGCTGA
- the Chkb gene encoding choline/ethanolamine kinase isoform X1, producing the protein MAADGTGVVGGGAVGGPQSKDGLLDAKSPEPIPNRRRSSSLSRDAQRRAYQWCREYLGGAWRRARPEELSVCPVSGGLSNLLFRCSLPNHVPSMGGEPREVLLRLYGAILQGVDSLVLESVMFAILAERSLGPQLYGVFPEGRLEQYLPSRPLKTQELRDPVLSGAIATKMARFHGMEMPFTKEPRWLFGTMERYLKQIQDLPSTSLPQMNLVEMYSLKDEMNHLRTLLDATPSPVVFCHNDIQEGNILLLSEPDSDDNLMLVDFEYSSYNYRGFDIGNHFCEWVYDYTHEEWPFYKARPADYPTREQQLLFIRHYLAEVQKGEVLSEEEQKKREEDLLIEISRYALASHFFWGLWSTLQASMSTIEFGYLEYAQSRFQFYFQQKGQLTSFLSP; encoded by the exons ATGGCGGCGGATGGGACAGGTGTAGTCGGAGGAGGGGCTGTCGGCGGCCCCCAGTCCAAGGACGGTTTGCTGGATGCTAAGTCCCCAGAACCAATCCCCAATCGGCGGCGCTCTTCCTCGCTGTCTCGTGACGCGCAGCGCCGAGCCTATCAGTGGTGCCGGGAGTACCTGGGCGGAGCCTGGCGCAGAGCGCGGCCGGAGGAGCTGAGCGTTTGCCCCGTGAG CGGAGGCCTCAGCAACCTGCTCTTCCGATGCTCACTACCGAACCACGTGCCCAGTATGGGCGGGGAGCCCCGGGAGGTGCTACTACGACTGTACGGGGCTATCTTGCAG GGTGTAGACTCCTTGGTATTAGAAAGCGTGATGTTCGCCATTCTTGCAGAGAGATCTCTAGGGCCCCAACTTTATGGAGTGTTTCCAGAGGGCCGCTTGGAACAGTACCTCCCA AGCCGGCCATTGAAAACTCAAGAGCTCCGGGACCCAGTGTTGTCAGGAGCCATTGCGACAAAGATGGCCCGTTTCCATGGTATGGAGATGCCCTTCACCAAGGAGCCCCGCTGGTTGTTTGGGACCATGGAGCG GTACCTAAAGCAGATCCAGGACCTGCCGTCCACTAGCCTTCCCCAGATGAACCTGGTGGAGATGTACAGCCTCAAGGATGAGATGAATCACCTCAG GACGTTGCTAGACGCTACACCGTCCCCAGTGGTCTTCTGCCACAATGACATCCAGGAAG GAAACATCTTACTGCTCTCAGAGCCAGACAGTGATGACAACCTCATGTTGGTTGACTTCGAGTACAGTAGTTACAACTACAG GGGCTTTGACATTGGGAATCACTTCTGTGAGTGGGTTTACGATTACACTCACGAGGAGTGGCCTTTCTACAAAGCAAGACCTGCAGACTACCCCACTAGAGAACAGCAG CTCCTTTTCATCCGTCATTATCTGGCGGAGGTTCAGAAAGGTGAGGTCCTCTCCGAAGAGGAGCAGAAGAAACGGGAAGAAGATTTGCTGATAGAGATCAGCCG GTATGCCCTGGCCTCTCATTTCTTCTGGGGCCTATGGTCCACCCTCCAGGCTTCCATGTCCACTATAGAGTTTGGCTACTTG GAGTACGCCCAATCTCGGTTCCAGTTCTACTTCCAGCAGAAGGGGCAGCTGACCAGCTTCCTGTCACCTTGA
- the Chkb gene encoding choline/ethanolamine kinase isoform X2, translating into MGGEPREVLLRLYGAILQGVDSLVLESVMFAILAERSLGPQLYGVFPEGRLEQYLPSRPLKTQELRDPVLSGAIATKMARFHGMEMPFTKEPRWLFGTMERYLKQIQDLPSTSLPQMNLVEMYSLKDEMNHLRTLLDATPSPVVFCHNDIQEGNILLLSEPDSDDNLMLVDFEYSSYNYRGFDIGNHFCEWVYDYTHEEWPFYKARPADYPTREQQLLFIRHYLAEVQKGEVLSEEEQKKREEDLLIEISRYALASHFFWGLWSTLQASMSTIEFGYLEYAQSRFQFYFQQKGQLTSFLSP; encoded by the exons ATGGGCGGGGAGCCCCGGGAGGTGCTACTACGACTGTACGGGGCTATCTTGCAG GGTGTAGACTCCTTGGTATTAGAAAGCGTGATGTTCGCCATTCTTGCAGAGAGATCTCTAGGGCCCCAACTTTATGGAGTGTTTCCAGAGGGCCGCTTGGAACAGTACCTCCCA AGCCGGCCATTGAAAACTCAAGAGCTCCGGGACCCAGTGTTGTCAGGAGCCATTGCGACAAAGATGGCCCGTTTCCATGGTATGGAGATGCCCTTCACCAAGGAGCCCCGCTGGTTGTTTGGGACCATGGAGCG GTACCTAAAGCAGATCCAGGACCTGCCGTCCACTAGCCTTCCCCAGATGAACCTGGTGGAGATGTACAGCCTCAAGGATGAGATGAATCACCTCAG GACGTTGCTAGACGCTACACCGTCCCCAGTGGTCTTCTGCCACAATGACATCCAGGAAG GAAACATCTTACTGCTCTCAGAGCCAGACAGTGATGACAACCTCATGTTGGTTGACTTCGAGTACAGTAGTTACAACTACAG GGGCTTTGACATTGGGAATCACTTCTGTGAGTGGGTTTACGATTACACTCACGAGGAGTGGCCTTTCTACAAAGCAAGACCTGCAGACTACCCCACTAGAGAACAGCAG CTCCTTTTCATCCGTCATTATCTGGCGGAGGTTCAGAAAGGTGAGGTCCTCTCCGAAGAGGAGCAGAAGAAACGGGAAGAAGATTTGCTGATAGAGATCAGCCG GTATGCCCTGGCCTCTCATTTCTTCTGGGGCCTATGGTCCACCCTCCAGGCTTCCATGTCCACTATAGAGTTTGGCTACTTG GAGTACGCCCAATCTCGGTTCCAGTTCTACTTCCAGCAGAAGGGGCAGCTGACCAGCTTCCTGTCACCTTGA